Genomic window (Fodinibius salicampi):
CTCTGAATGAGACCGGTCAACTGCAGGCGAAGGCCCTTTCAGCACATATTCATACCCTTGATATTGATTATTTATATAGCAGCAGCCTAAAGCGTTCTCGGGAAACAGCAGAATATGTAGGTAAATATTGTAATCTGGAGAACCAATCGTACCGGGAGCTGGATGAAATGAACTTTGGAATATTGGAAGGTCGCCCCATTGAGGAGATAGAATCAGAGCTGCAACAGCTGCATGATAATTGGAAGTCAGGGGAAGTTTCATTTGCTTTAGAAAAAGCTGAAAGTCCTCGTAAGGTCTTGGAACGAGCCGGAGGACGAGCAGAGAACATCATTCGTGAAAAACACAGGTCAAATATCTTATTTGTTCTTCACGGCCGCCTTATTCGGATTTTAGTTTCACATTGGTTAGGTATGGGGCTCTCATCCATGCATAAAGTTGCTCACAGCAATGGTGCTTTATACCATCTTCAATGGGATGGCCAACAGTTTAGGTCAGTCTTTTTAAATAATACTGATCATTTGAAAAATGGGAGTCTGGACTCATTATCGAATGAAAAATGGTCGAGAATTGAGCTACAATAGTTTGGAAAAGTATTTGAGGGTTAAATAATTATGAGCGAAAAAGTACGCAAGATGTTCGCGGATATTGCCGATGATTATGATCGGGTAAATTCTATATTATCATTTGGTGTTCACCATATCTGGCGAAATCGGGCGGTACAGTTAAGTGGTGCCCGGGAAGGGGATAATGTGCTCGATTGTGCAACGGGTACCGGGGATTTAGCTTTGAAATTTAAGGAGTCTGTTGGTGATAGTGGATCTGTGCTAGGTACAGATTTTTGTAAGGAAATGATTGAGCACGCACCGGAGAAAGCCAGAGAACATAATCTGGAAGTTGAGTTCGAAGTGGCGGATGCAATGAATCTGCCTTATGAAAAT
Coding sequences:
- a CDS encoding histidine phosphatase family protein, producing the protein MSISNIYLARHGETEYNRRNQIQGRGIDVSLNETGQLQAKALSAHIHTLDIDYLYSSSLKRSRETAEYVGKYCNLENQSYRELDEMNFGILEGRPIEEIESELQQLHDNWKSGEVSFALEKAESPRKVLERAGGRAENIIREKHRSNILFVLHGRLIRILVSHWLGMGLSSMHKVAHSNGALYHLQWDGQQFRSVFLNNTDHLKNGSLDSLSNEKWSRIELQ